From Candidatus Kaelpia aquatica, the proteins below share one genomic window:
- a CDS encoding sensor domain-containing diguanylate cyclase, translating to MNNGISIKKNLLLLFIFISQIAGFSFFLIFFQNFKFHFPFLLLIVFSASFFIFFKLEIGLIFYLLEMLFLTVFLFAIKYPSPYIQYFLFFFLFFVFRFSYLKIKVRKKLNSISLSLEEVEEKVNVNNAQYLDLVKINEALEKKIFRFTHLRTFSEDIIANLDLQELLSVISTKALEVISKGEVSMIYLFDSNKDVFNLASSCILSPKIKIKAKTGDPCEHWVFRQRTPLLINDILRDFRFDSEEVFSYGREFRSLLSSPIISRDKLLGILRIDSNAVDEFTVDDLRLLDIISALSAIAIDNAYLFQKMEELAIQDSLTSFYLRREFLRLLDNRLKRESPEYFALLMIDIDDFKNCNDSYGHIAGDLVLKNISWMIKSGLKKNEFACRYGGEEFLVLLNSDDRDSLVQRAESMRKNIEKSDIKIRRQIVNITVTIGLAIYPEDKREAQSLIELSDARLYEGKRSGKNIVIYE from the coding sequence ATGAATAACGGTATCAGCATAAAAAAGAATTTACTTCTTTTATTTATTTTTATCTCTCAGATAGCCGGCTTCTCGTTCTTTTTAATATTTTTTCAGAATTTTAAGTTTCATTTTCCATTCCTTCTGCTTATTGTCTTTTCAGCTTCATTTTTTATCTTCTTCAAGCTGGAAATAGGGCTTATCTTCTATCTCTTAGAGATGCTATTTCTTACGGTGTTTCTCTTTGCAATCAAGTACCCTTCGCCTTATATCCAGTATTTTTTATTCTTCTTTTTATTCTTTGTTTTTAGGTTTAGCTATTTGAAAATAAAGGTCCGGAAGAAGTTGAATTCTATTAGTCTTAGCCTGGAAGAGGTTGAGGAAAAGGTAAATGTAAACAATGCTCAATATCTAGATCTTGTAAAGATAAATGAAGCATTGGAGAAGAAGATATTTAGATTCACTCACTTAAGAACATTCTCTGAAGATATAATTGCAAATTTAGACCTTCAAGAACTGTTGAGCGTTATCTCTACTAAGGCCTTAGAGGTGATCTCTAAGGGTGAGGTATCTATGATATATCTTTTTGATAGTAATAAGGATGTCTTCAATCTTGCAAGTTCTTGCATTCTCTCTCCCAAGATTAAGATAAAAGCAAAGACTGGAGATCCTTGCGAGCATTGGGTATTTAGGCAGCGTACACCGCTGCTTATAAACGATATTTTAAGGGATTTTAGGTTTGATTCTGAAGAGGTTTTTTCCTACGGTAGAGAGTTTAGGTCTCTTCTCTCTTCTCCTATTATATCCAGAGATAAGCTCTTAGGTATTTTAAGAATAGACTCCAATGCTGTTGATGAGTTTACAGTAGATGACTTGCGTCTCTTAGATATTATATCTGCTTTATCAGCTATAGCTATAGATAATGCCTATCTTTTTCAGAAGATGGAAGAGCTTGCGATCCAGGATAGCCTGACCAGTTTCTATCTTAGAAGGGAATTTTTAAGGCTGCTTGATAATAGATTAAAAAGAGAGTCGCCGGAATATTTTGCCTTATTGATGATAGATATTGATGATTTTAAAAATTGCAATGATAGTTATGGACATATAGCCGGAGACCTTGTCCTTAAAAACATCTCTTGGATGATTAAGTCCGGGTTGAAAAAAAATGAGTTTGCCTGCCGTTACGGAGGAGAAGAGTTTCTGGTACTCTTGAATTCAGATGATAGAGATAGTCTGGTTCAAAGAGCGGAGAGCATGCGGAAAAATATCGAGAAGAGCGATATAAAGATAAGGCGGCAGATTGTAAACATAACAGTCACAATAGGGCTGGCTATATATCCTGAAGACAAGAGAGAGGCTCAGTCTTTAATAGAACTCTCTGATGCCAGGCTCTATGAAGGTAAAAGAAGCGGTAAGAACATAGTAATCTATGAATGA